From Flavobacteriales bacterium, a single genomic window includes:
- a CDS encoding VIT1/CCC1 transporter family protein — translation MPTHNELDFHESGSRFGKFQKYLGEFVYGGIDGSVTTFAVVAGSAGAEFSTTIIMVLGFANLLADGFAMSVGNYLSSKAEHDNFDKHEKLEYWEIENLRDVEVEEIRTIYSEKGFQGELLEQVVEVITADKKVWVDTMMREELEMIKDSRSPFKTAFVTYLAFIVIGLIPLMAYVLDYLDIIKDLDLFLTSSILTSLAFAIVGYMKSYVSDTNKFKGVVETVLLGGAAAAMSYFVGDLLKGLLV, via the coding sequence ATGCCGACTCATAACGAACTAGATTTCCATGAGTCAGGCTCTAGGTTCGGGAAGTTTCAAAAATATTTAGGCGAATTTGTGTATGGTGGCATAGACGGTAGCGTAACAACATTTGCCGTTGTTGCCGGCTCTGCAGGCGCAGAATTCAGCACCACAATAATAATGGTTTTAGGCTTTGCCAATCTTCTGGCCGACGGATTTGCCATGTCGGTAGGCAACTATTTATCTAGCAAGGCAGAACACGACAATTTCGACAAACACGAAAAATTAGAATATTGGGAAATCGAAAATCTACGAGATGTTGAAGTAGAAGAGATAAGAACAATTTATTCTGAAAAAGGGTTTCAAGGTGAGCTTCTAGAACAAGTGGTTGAAGTAATTACTGCTGATAAAAAAGTGTGGGTAGACACAATGATGAGAGAAGAATTAGAGATGATTAAAGATAGCAGAAGCCCTTTTAAAACTGCTTTTGTAACCTACCTGGCTTTTATTGTAATTGGTCTTATTCCTTTAATGGCTTATGTACTAGACTATCTTGATATCATCAAAGACCTAGACCTATTTTTAACCTCCAGCATTCTAACCTCACTTGCTTTTGCAATTGTGGGATACATGAAATCTTATGTGAGTGATACCAACAAATTCAAAGGAGTCGTGGAGACGGTGCTTTTAGGCGGGGCCGCAGCAGCGATGTCTTATTTTGTTGGTGATTTACTGAAGGGCTTATTGGTGTAG
- a CDS encoding NAD-dependent epimerase/dehydratase family protein, producing the protein MSKKRILVIGALGQIGTELVQKLREIHGEDNVIASDVRNAKYEGIFEQLDVMNKDQVYTLVKKYNITEVYLLAAMLSAKAEENPDLGWNLNMDSLMNMLHLAKEDWIKKLYWPSSIAVFGPTTPFVNTPQDTVTDPNTVYGISKLAGERWCEYFHKRYRVDVRSLRYPGLISYKSPPGGGTTDYAINIFYSAAKGDIYPCFLKEDATLPMMYMEDAVRATIELMDAHPDDVKVRSAYNLSAISFSPGELTREIQKTYPEFDTLYQPDFRQQIAESWPQVIDDSVARRDWGWEHKFELGDICKEMIDNISA; encoded by the coding sequence ATGAGTAAAAAACGAATATTAGTTATAGGTGCTTTGGGGCAAATTGGTACTGAGCTAGTGCAAAAACTTAGGGAGATACATGGTGAAGACAATGTAATTGCTTCGGATGTGAGAAATGCTAAGTATGAAGGTATTTTCGAGCAATTAGATGTGATGAATAAGGATCAGGTATATACTTTGGTTAAAAAGTATAATATCACGGAAGTCTATCTTTTGGCTGCGATGCTTTCTGCGAAGGCCGAAGAAAATCCTGATTTAGGATGGAATCTTAATATGGATTCTTTAATGAATATGCTTCATCTAGCGAAAGAAGATTGGATTAAAAAACTTTATTGGCCAAGTTCGATTGCAGTATTCGGACCAACTACTCCGTTTGTAAACACGCCTCAGGATACAGTTACAGATCCTAATACGGTTTACGGAATATCAAAGTTGGCAGGTGAAAGATGGTGCGAATATTTTCATAAGAGATATAGAGTAGATGTGAGAAGTTTGAGATATCCAGGACTTATTAGCTATAAATCACCTCCAGGTGGTGGAACTACTGACTATGCAATTAATATATTTTATTCGGCTGCAAAAGGAGATATCTATCCTTGTTTTTTGAAAGAAGACGCGACTTTGCCAATGATGTATATGGAGGATGCAGTAAGAGCTACCATTGAACTAATGGACGCGCACCCGGATGATGTTAAAGTTAGATCGGCCTATAACTTAAGCGCTATAAGCTTTTCTCCAGGTGAACTGACAAGAGAAATTCAAAAGACTTATCCTGAGTTTGACACATTATATCAACCAGATTTTAGACAGCAAATTGCGGAAAGCTGGCCACAGGTTATAGATGATAGCGTAGCACGTAGAGATTGGGGCTGGGAGCACAAATTTGAGCTAGGAGATATTTGCAAAGAAATGATCGATAATATATCGGCATAA
- a CDS encoding toxin-antitoxin system YwqK family antitoxin: MLNKILIILSISVVSTAAAFGSDQSFDMDAETGDTINYKDVSNMRQGHWIFTGRMKRMAAYDDDQKVEEGDYANNRKNGLWKRYFTNQQLKSEVNYRNNKPDGDYKEYYDNGTLQESGTWKNNKNVGNFVRKHPNGSVAQEFAFNAKGKREGTQKYYFDNGQLRIEGSWDGGQEAGVVTEYTSTGEVKSEKFYGEGGVLDAGKTKIYDVKEIAIPVAEVIPEPEEVKMAAVVQNGEQKNIGRFTGEGHNTLYRRDGQISKIGDFKGGRLWRGKVYHYDGDGILGGISIYKKGKYQGEGVIEEGQ, encoded by the coding sequence ATGTTAAATAAAATATTAATAATTCTGTCTATATCAGTTGTTTCCACAGCTGCTGCCTTTGGTTCTGATCAGTCATTTGACATGGATGCTGAAACAGGCGACACCATAAATTATAAGGATGTTTCGAATATGCGTCAAGGTCATTGGATTTTTACGGGTCGAATGAAGCGGATGGCTGCTTATGATGATGATCAGAAAGTAGAAGAAGGTGATTACGCAAATAATAGAAAAAATGGTTTGTGGAAAAGATACTTCACTAATCAGCAGCTTAAATCAGAGGTAAATTATAGAAACAATAAGCCTGACGGAGATTATAAAGAGTACTACGACAATGGAACATTGCAAGAATCAGGGACCTGGAAAAACAATAAGAATGTAGGTAATTTTGTACGTAAGCATCCAAATGGGTCGGTTGCACAAGAGTTTGCGTTTAATGCCAAAGGGAAGCGAGAAGGAACACAAAAGTATTATTTTGACAACGGGCAACTTCGTATAGAAGGAAGCTGGGATGGTGGTCAAGAAGCGGGAGTTGTAACGGAGTATACATCTACAGGAGAGGTTAAGTCAGAAAAGTTTTATGGTGAAGGCGGAGTACTTGATGCTGGTAAAACAAAGATTTATGATGTAAAAGAGATTGCAATTCCTGTTGCCGAAGTTATTCCTGAACCAGAAGAAGTTAAAATGGCTGCTGTCGTTCAGAATGGTGAGCAGAAAAATATTGGACGTTTTACCGGAGAAGGACATAATACATTATACAGAAGGGATGGTCAGATCTCTAAAATTGGAGATTTTAAAGGTGGTCGACTATGGAGAGGGAAAGTTTATCATTATGACGGAGATGGAATCTTAGGAGGAATCTCAATCTATAAGAAGGGTAAATATCAGGGAGAAGGAGTTATCGAAGAAGGACAATAA
- a CDS encoding M28 family peptidase has protein sequence MRNSWSYLSIILLGVFLISSCETSELENGKTKFDKSEVLVPNFSADSSFAYVKTQVQFGPRVPNSEAQLQCAKYLSKKLNDFGLTVIEQKGEVMAYNGEKLRMINITGRYKPLSKKRVLLFAHWDSRHIADKDEIDKDLPIDGANDGASGVGVLLEIARQIQISGPEVGIDIVFFDTEDYGPPAGFNTPLGKEFWCLGSQYWGKNVPMDNFYAMYGIGLDMVGAKGATFPRDGFSMSKAGWVVKKIWDKANQIGYSDYFVYDQVGGLTDDYVFVNRYTGIPCVDIINIDLINGNFGDFHHTHKDGMDIIDKNTLKAVGQTVLDVIYNEI, from the coding sequence ATGAGGAATAGTTGGTCATATCTATCTATTATTCTACTAGGAGTGTTTTTAATATCCAGTTGTGAAACTTCGGAACTAGAAAATGGAAAAACCAAGTTTGATAAATCCGAAGTATTAGTTCCTAATTTTAGCGCCGATTCATCTTTCGCTTATGTGAAAACACAGGTTCAGTTCGGCCCAAGAGTACCTAATTCAGAGGCACAACTCCAATGCGCAAAATATTTATCTAAAAAGCTTAATGATTTTGGCTTGACAGTGATTGAGCAAAAAGGAGAGGTAATGGCATACAATGGAGAAAAGTTAAGGATGATAAATATCACTGGCAGATATAAACCTTTATCAAAGAAAAGAGTTTTGCTTTTTGCTCACTGGGATTCTAGGCATATTGCTGACAAAGATGAAATTGATAAAGATCTACCGATTGATGGAGCTAACGACGGAGCTAGTGGAGTCGGAGTGCTGTTGGAAATTGCTCGCCAAATTCAAATATCTGGTCCTGAGGTTGGGATTGATATTGTCTTTTTTGATACAGAAGATTATGGTCCACCAGCTGGGTTTAATACGCCGTTAGGAAAAGAGTTTTGGTGTTTAGGTTCTCAATATTGGGGAAAAAATGTGCCTATGGATAACTTTTATGCTATGTATGGAATAGGCTTAGATATGGTTGGCGCAAAAGGAGCCACGTTTCCAAGAGATGGTTTTTCGATGTCCAAGGCAGGATGGGTAGTAAAAAAAATATGGGATAAGGCGAACCAAATAGGATATTCAGATTATTTCGTTTACGATCAGGTTGGCGGATTAACAGACGATTATGTCTTTGTGAACAGATATACGGGAATTCCATGTGTAGACATAATTAACATAGACTTGATTAATGGCAACTTTGGTGATTTTCATCATACGCATAAAGACGGAATGGATATAATTGACAAGAATACATTAAAAGCAGTCGGACAAACTGTTTTGGATGTAATCTATAACGAAATTTAG
- the polA gene encoding DNA polymerase I — MAQEKKLFLLDAFALIYRAYFAFSKNPRYNAKGMNTSAVLGFTNTLYEVLRKEKPTHIAVIFDLPGQNIREIEYSEYKANRESMPEDIAISIPYIKRVIEGFNIPILSSEGYEADDVIGTLAKIAEQKGFTTYMMTPDKDFGQLITENIFMFRPGRGGEDPQVWGIPEICERFSIKHPLQVIDILGMWGDAVDNIPGIPGVGEKTAKKFIKKYGSMEGLYENTHELKGKQKENVENFKEQAFLSKRLATILLDAPVEFNEADMLIKEPNAQALTELFAEMEFRTLATRILGTSIKVVKDEGQMDLFSIQNNEEEVSLIELKNIENTDHQYHLIAKEQGRDVVIGELLQQDSFCFDTETTGIDPQTAEIVGISFSFRAHHGYYIPLPENREEALSILAEFKEVFANQKIEKIGQNIKYDISILKRYNISVQGQLFDTMLAHYLLHPDQKHNMNILSETYLHYSPVSIEKLIGKKGKNQKSMRDIEPDEVKEYATEDADITFQLSNYFKPKLKEGGLERLFYDIEIPLVPVLANMEAEGIMLDAQGLLSYSEELGKDIVEIQKKVIELAGREFNLSSPKQLGEILFDELKIDDKAKKTKTGQYSTSEDVLLKLESKHEIIPKILDYRSLTKLKSTYVDALPELVNPNTNRIHTSYMQAVAATGRLSSINPNLQNIPIRTERGREVRKAFIPRNENFTLFSADYSQVELRIMADLSEDEGMIKAFNDGIDIHTATASKVYHVSLDEVSDDMRRNAKMVNFGIIYGISAFGLAQRLNIKRQEAKDIIESYFAEYPQIKTYMDGIIDKAREQGYVETILGRKRHLKDINSHNAIVRGFAERNAINAPIQGSAADIIKIAMININDEMEKKDMKSKMLLQVHDELIFDLHKEEIGILEPMVTDFMENAVRMKVPLKVESGQGENWLLAH, encoded by the coding sequence ATGGCTCAAGAAAAGAAATTATTTCTCTTAGACGCGTTCGCACTTATTTATAGAGCCTATTTTGCGTTTAGTAAAAACCCAAGATACAATGCTAAAGGAATGAACACATCGGCTGTTTTGGGCTTTACCAATACACTTTATGAAGTTCTTCGAAAAGAAAAACCAACGCATATTGCTGTTATTTTTGATTTGCCTGGGCAGAATATTAGGGAGATTGAATATTCTGAGTATAAAGCTAACCGGGAGTCGATGCCAGAGGATATTGCTATTTCAATACCATATATTAAAAGAGTAATTGAAGGGTTTAATATTCCTATCCTTTCGAGCGAAGGTTATGAAGCAGATGATGTTATCGGGACATTGGCTAAAATCGCTGAGCAAAAAGGGTTTACTACGTACATGATGACGCCCGATAAAGATTTCGGCCAACTTATTACAGAAAACATTTTCATGTTTCGACCAGGAAGAGGTGGAGAAGATCCACAGGTTTGGGGAATCCCAGAAATCTGTGAACGGTTTAGCATAAAGCATCCATTACAAGTTATAGATATTCTTGGAATGTGGGGAGATGCAGTGGATAATATTCCTGGGATACCTGGTGTTGGAGAGAAAACGGCAAAGAAATTTATTAAGAAGTATGGGAGTATGGAAGGGCTTTACGAGAATACTCATGAATTAAAAGGGAAGCAAAAAGAAAATGTAGAGAATTTTAAAGAGCAAGCATTTCTATCTAAAAGACTTGCAACAATTCTATTAGATGCTCCCGTTGAATTCAATGAGGCAGATATGCTAATAAAGGAGCCTAACGCGCAGGCTTTGACAGAATTGTTTGCCGAAATGGAGTTTAGAACACTCGCCACAAGGATTTTGGGCACTTCCATTAAGGTCGTGAAAGATGAAGGTCAGATGGATCTATTTAGTATTCAAAATAATGAAGAAGAAGTTTCTTTAATTGAATTGAAGAATATTGAAAATACCGATCACCAGTACCACTTAATAGCTAAAGAACAAGGACGAGATGTTGTAATAGGAGAACTATTACAACAAGATAGTTTCTGTTTTGATACAGAAACTACAGGGATAGATCCTCAAACAGCAGAGATTGTAGGGATATCATTTTCTTTTAGAGCGCATCACGGGTATTATATTCCACTGCCCGAAAATAGAGAAGAAGCCTTAAGCATCTTAGCTGAATTTAAAGAAGTATTTGCCAATCAGAAAATCGAAAAAATAGGTCAAAATATTAAGTATGATATTTCTATTCTAAAGCGATATAATATATCCGTACAAGGCCAATTGTTCGATACAATGCTAGCACATTATCTTTTGCATCCAGATCAAAAGCATAATATGAATATACTTTCTGAAACATACCTTCATTATTCTCCCGTGTCTATTGAGAAGTTGATAGGCAAAAAAGGGAAGAATCAGAAAAGCATGCGGGATATAGAGCCGGACGAGGTGAAAGAATACGCCACAGAAGATGCAGATATTACATTCCAATTGAGCAATTATTTTAAGCCAAAGCTTAAAGAAGGTGGATTAGAAAGGTTGTTTTATGATATCGAAATTCCTTTGGTTCCTGTGTTGGCAAACATGGAGGCTGAAGGGATAATGCTTGATGCTCAGGGGCTTTTAAGTTATTCAGAGGAGTTAGGGAAAGATATTGTTGAGATTCAAAAGAAGGTGATAGAGCTGGCTGGTAGAGAGTTTAATTTGTCTTCGCCTAAACAACTGGGTGAGATTTTGTTCGACGAATTAAAAATAGATGATAAAGCAAAAAAGACAAAAACAGGGCAGTATTCAACTAGTGAAGACGTACTACTTAAATTAGAGTCCAAGCATGAGATAATTCCTAAGATTTTAGATTATCGTTCGTTAACCAAATTAAAATCTACTTATGTGGATGCCTTACCCGAATTGGTTAACCCTAATACAAATAGAATTCATACATCTTACATGCAAGCTGTTGCGGCTACAGGAAGATTGAGTTCTATTAATCCCAACCTCCAGAATATCCCAATCAGAACAGAGAGAGGTAGAGAGGTACGGAAGGCTTTTATTCCTCGAAATGAAAATTTCACTTTGTTCTCTGCGGATTACTCGCAAGTAGAGCTTCGAATTATGGCCGATCTGAGTGAGGATGAGGGCATGATTAAGGCGTTTAATGATGGAATAGATATTCACACTGCTACGGCGTCTAAAGTCTATCACGTGAGCTTAGATGAGGTGAGTGACGATATGAGGAGAAACGCAAAAATGGTAAACTTTGGAATTATTTATGGAATTTCTGCTTTTGGTTTGGCTCAACGTTTAAATATTAAAAGGCAAGAAGCAAAGGATATAATTGAAAGCTACTTTGCTGAGTATCCCCAAATAAAGACTTACATGGATGGTATAATCGACAAGGCAAGAGAACAAGGTTATGTAGAAACCATTTTAGGCAGGAAACGGCACCTTAAGGATATAAATTCTCACAATGCAATTGTTAGAGGGTTTGCAGAAAGAAATGCAATTAATGCTCCTATTCAGGGATCAGCGGCAGATATTATTAAAATTGCTATGATCAATATAAATGATGAGATGGAGAAAAAGGACATGAAGTCTAAGATGTTATTGCAAGTGCATGACGAACTTATTTTTGATCTACATAAGGAGGAAATAGGAATTTTAGAACCAATGGTTACTGATTTTATGGAAAATGCTGTAAGAATGAAAGTTCCATTAAAGGTAGAATCGGGGCAAGGAGAAAATTGGTTATTGGCTCATTAG
- a CDS encoding cysteine--tRNA ligase: protein MKNQLSIYNTITKQKELFEPLDAPFVGMYVCGPTVYSDVHIGNCRTFISFDIVYRYLTYLGYKVRYVRNITDAGHLENDADEGEDKIAKKARLENVEPMEIAARYANGFHDVMKQFNTIEPSIEPLATGHIIEQIAMVNKIIDNGLAYEVNGSVYFDVIKYNETNNYGILSGRKIEDLMSGQRVLEGQSEKRNTCDFALWKKASDSHIMKWDSPWGEGFPGWHLECSVMGSKYLGAPFDIHGGGMDLKFPHHECEIAQTVAGVGEDLAKYWMHTNMLTINGQRMGKSVGNSLLPEELFSGDNKLMDHGYDPMVVRFFMMQTHYASTLDFSNEALQAAEKGFTKLMKTISLLKELPTSPTSSQNFGDIKKRCDEAMNDDFNTPGLIATLFDGVRLINSVKDGKETITKDDLELIDSLYSGYVFSVLGLKEISSSSNDSVDDLMEIIIALRQQAKENKDYSSADFIRDKLAEIKISLKDGKDKVAWNYEE, encoded by the coding sequence ATGAAAAACCAGCTATCAATTTATAATACAATTACTAAACAAAAAGAGCTGTTTGAACCTTTAGACGCTCCCTTTGTTGGTATGTATGTATGCGGTCCCACTGTATACAGCGATGTTCATATAGGAAATTGCAGAACTTTTATTTCGTTCGATATTGTTTATCGTTACTTAACCTATCTAGGATATAAGGTTCGTTATGTTCGAAACATTACAGATGCTGGTCATTTAGAAAATGATGCAGATGAAGGTGAAGATAAGATTGCTAAGAAAGCTAGACTAGAGAACGTTGAGCCAATGGAAATAGCTGCACGTTATGCAAATGGCTTTCATGATGTAATGAAGCAGTTCAATACAATTGAGCCTAGTATTGAACCATTGGCTACGGGCCATATAATTGAGCAGATTGCCATGGTTAACAAAATCATAGACAATGGTCTTGCATATGAGGTTAATGGCTCTGTTTATTTTGATGTTATCAAATACAACGAAACAAATAATTACGGAATTCTTTCTGGAAGAAAAATCGAAGATTTAATGTCTGGCCAAAGGGTTCTTGAGGGACAGTCGGAAAAACGAAACACTTGTGATTTTGCTTTATGGAAAAAAGCTTCGGATTCACACATTATGAAGTGGGATTCTCCTTGGGGTGAAGGATTTCCTGGATGGCATTTGGAATGTTCTGTGATGGGATCTAAATATTTAGGAGCTCCTTTCGATATACACGGAGGAGGGATGGATCTGAAATTTCCCCATCATGAATGTGAAATAGCGCAAACAGTAGCAGGTGTGGGTGAAGACCTTGCGAAATATTGGATGCATACCAATATGCTCACTATTAATGGACAACGAATGGGAAAATCTGTTGGCAACTCGCTTTTACCAGAAGAGTTGTTCTCAGGAGATAATAAACTGATGGACCATGGTTATGATCCAATGGTGGTTCGTTTTTTCATGATGCAAACGCACTATGCAAGTACTCTAGATTTCTCAAATGAAGCGTTACAAGCTGCAGAAAAGGGATTTACTAAATTGATGAAAACAATTTCCTTGCTGAAAGAATTACCGACTAGCCCTACATCTTCACAAAACTTTGGAGACATTAAAAAGAGATGTGATGAGGCCATGAACGACGATTTTAATACGCCTGGATTAATTGCAACTTTGTTTGATGGCGTAAGACTTATAAATTCGGTTAAGGATGGCAAAGAGACTATCACCAAAGATGACCTGGAGTTGATCGATTCTTTATATAGTGGTTATGTGTTTTCTGTTTTAGGCCTTAAAGAAATATCTTCTTCGTCGAATGATTCAGTAGATGATTTGATGGAGATAATTATTGCTCTTCGCCAGCAGGCTAAGGAAAATAAAGATTACTCTTCGGCAGATTTTATTCGAGATAAATTAGCTGAGATTAAAATTTCATTAAAAGATGGAAAAGATAAGGTAGCCTGGAACTATGAGGAATAG
- a CDS encoding leucine-rich repeat domain-containing protein, translating into MLKSKLFFSFILVVLFTSNFARSLHAQDNVSMNDLMFDDQYYDVLDKAMANKADVKYMDIAMQKLKSFPVSICTLPNVERLSLGFNYISSLPAAIGKMEKLQYIDISGMHNGIFIPKELAQLKNLREFKMEDMLNKEEEKKIVDRVTELLPDCKIVTGHTK; encoded by the coding sequence ATGTTAAAATCAAAATTATTTTTTTCTTTTATTCTTGTAGTGTTGTTTACGTCAAATTTTGCTCGCTCGCTGCATGCACAAGATAACGTTAGCATGAACGATCTTATGTTCGATGATCAATATTATGATGTTCTTGATAAAGCAATGGCTAATAAAGCAGATGTTAAGTACATGGATATTGCAATGCAAAAACTTAAATCGTTTCCCGTTTCGATATGTACACTTCCAAATGTGGAAAGGTTAAGCTTAGGGTTCAACTATATATCGTCTTTACCTGCTGCAATTGGCAAGATGGAAAAATTGCAATACATAGACATTAGCGGTATGCATAATGGCATTTTCATCCCTAAAGAATTAGCTCAACTTAAAAACTTGAGAGAATTCAAAATGGAAGACATGTTGAATAAAGAAGAAGAGAAAAAAATTGTTGACCGAGTTACAGAATTACTTCCTGATTGCAAAATAGTAACTGGACACACAAAATAA